Proteins found in one Streptomyces sp. NBC_00461 genomic segment:
- the sdhC gene encoding succinate dehydrogenase, cytochrome b556 subunit, with translation MPAGTLYRGREGMWSWVAHRVTGVLIFFFLFVHVLDTALVRVSPEDYDKVVATYKTPIVAVLEYGLVAAILFHALNGLRVIAVDFWSKGPRYQKQMLWSVVGLWVVLMLGAIYPVLGHAARELFGS, from the coding sequence GTGCCGGCTGGAACGCTGTACCGCGGCCGGGAAGGAATGTGGTCCTGGGTGGCTCATCGAGTCACCGGCGTCCTCATCTTCTTCTTCCTGTTCGTTCACGTGCTGGACACCGCTCTCGTCCGTGTCTCCCCCGAGGACTACGACAAGGTCGTAGCCACGTACAAGACCCCGATCGTTGCTGTGCTGGAGTACGGCCTCGTCGCCGCCATCCTCTTCCACGCACTGAACGGCCTGCGCGTCATCGCCGTCGACTTCTGGTCGAAGGGCCCGCGCTACCAGAAGCAGATGCTCTGGTCCGTCGTAGGCCTGTGGGTCGTGCTGATGCTCGGGGCGATCTACCCCGTCCTCGGTCACGCCGCTCGTGAACTGTTCGGGAGCTGA
- a CDS encoding 2-oxo-4-hydroxy-4-carboxy-5-ureidoimidazoline decarboxylase, producing MTPTHLPGRVAAIPALPEQIRTPPSTNGLGEFNTAPADEAQRLLLTCLRSLCWSHRVAEHRPYPDLESLLAASDEAAYDLSPADLAEALAGETLPTLPEGTYSAAHTAMSAAHAAYEAKFGHAFVICPDGLNPAETLDHVLAGIRARLSNDPEEERVIAAEELRRLARGRLLQLLGSTGL from the coding sequence GTGACGCCCACACACCTTCCTGGCCGAGTCGCCGCGATACCGGCGCTGCCCGAGCAGATCCGCACTCCACCGTCCACGAACGGACTGGGGGAGTTCAACACCGCGCCCGCAGACGAAGCACAGCGCCTCCTTCTGACCTGCCTCCGCAGCCTCTGCTGGTCCCACCGGGTGGCGGAACACCGCCCCTACCCGGACCTCGAGTCCCTACTCGCCGCCTCCGACGAAGCGGCCTACGACCTCTCCCCCGCCGACCTGGCGGAAGCCCTGGCCGGCGAGACATTGCCGACATTGCCGGAGGGAACGTATTCAGCTGCACATACGGCAATGAGTGCCGCACATGCAGCATACGAGGCAAAGTTCGGACACGCCTTCGTCATCTGCCCGGACGGCCTCAACCCGGCCGAGACCCTGGACCACGTCCTGGCAGGCATCCGCGCCCGCCTGTCGAACGATCCGGAGGAGGAACGGGTGATCGCGGCAGAGGAACTCCGCCGCCTGGCCAGAGGCCGCCTGCTGCAGCTCCTCGGGAGCACGGGGCTTTAG
- a CDS encoding beta-N-acetylhexosaminidase, translating to MIVAGALAGTVALGIGLGFWASGDDSSPAGSAQRQQPSVDRSAAAPEVSPNRTPKPTPNRSYALSKAPRTIPAVRSHTAARGPGWRAVRGERVVVNDADLADEGRLIAGELGLTYAGEKDDVRAGDVRLTLNDDEGADPESYAMTVRGGRVVISGPSDAGVFYGTRTLKQEVHRGGTAPEGVVKDEPAKPVRGFMLDIARKPFTAAWIEDRVRELGDLKFNELGLHFSDDQGFRIASDTHPEIVSQQHLTKAEVKKIVDLAASRHITVVPEIDSPGHLGAVIAAHPDLQLRNAQGVAAKGAVDISKPAAADIVDDLLNEYAGLFPGSKWNLGGDEYQALMVSSPEASYPQLAAAAKDAYGAGGTVADLTTAWLNDRADTMRAHDRTMRVWNDGFFRGTSVQPAKDLRVGYWTGKEIGARPPVEYLSAGRKLINYNDEFLYYVLGQPNNFVYPTGQRIYEQWTPLVVRGTQAVPARYDGQILGGSFAVWCDLAGSQTQDQVAAGIRMPLRATVQKLWDPRRPALSWAQFKALADQLG from the coding sequence ATGATCGTCGCGGGCGCGTTGGCGGGGACGGTCGCGCTCGGGATCGGCCTGGGTTTCTGGGCCTCCGGCGACGACAGCAGCCCGGCGGGATCGGCGCAGCGGCAGCAGCCCTCCGTCGACCGGTCCGCCGCCGCGCCCGAGGTCTCGCCCAACCGGACTCCGAAGCCGACCCCGAACCGGTCGTACGCCCTCTCGAAGGCTCCCCGCACCATTCCCGCCGTGCGCTCCCACACCGCGGCGCGCGGGCCGGGCTGGCGTGCGGTGCGCGGTGAGCGCGTGGTCGTGAACGACGCCGATCTGGCCGACGAGGGCCGTCTGATCGCCGGTGAGCTGGGGCTGACGTACGCGGGCGAGAAGGACGACGTGCGCGCCGGGGACGTACGGCTGACGCTGAACGACGACGAGGGTGCGGACCCGGAGTCGTACGCGATGACCGTGCGCGGTGGGCGTGTCGTCATCAGCGGGCCCAGCGACGCGGGTGTCTTCTACGGCACGCGCACGCTCAAGCAGGAGGTGCACCGCGGCGGCACGGCGCCCGAGGGGGTCGTGAAGGACGAGCCCGCCAAGCCGGTGCGCGGGTTCATGCTGGACATCGCGCGCAAGCCCTTCACCGCGGCCTGGATCGAGGACCGGGTGCGGGAGCTCGGGGACCTGAAGTTCAACGAGCTGGGACTGCACTTCTCCGACGACCAGGGGTTCCGGATCGCGTCCGACACGCATCCCGAGATCGTCTCGCAGCAGCATCTGACGAAGGCCGAGGTCAAGAAGATCGTCGACCTCGCCGCGAGCCGGCACATCACCGTGGTGCCCGAGATCGACTCGCCCGGGCATCTGGGCGCGGTCATCGCCGCCCACCCCGATCTGCAGTTGCGCAACGCGCAGGGGGTGGCGGCGAAGGGTGCCGTCGACATCTCCAAGCCGGCCGCCGCCGACATCGTCGACGACCTGCTGAACGAGTACGCCGGTCTGTTCCCCGGCAGCAAGTGGAATCTCGGCGGGGACGAGTACCAGGCGCTGATGGTGTCCAGTCCGGAGGCCTCCTATCCGCAGCTGGCCGCCGCCGCCAAGGACGCGTACGGGGCCGGGGGGACCGTCGCCGACCTCACCACCGCGTGGCTGAACGACCGCGCCGACACGATGCGGGCCCACGACCGGACGATGCGGGTGTGGAACGACGGCTTCTTCCGGGGGACGTCCGTGCAGCCCGCCAAGGACCTGCGGGTCGGGTACTGGACCGGCAAGGAGATCGGGGCGCGGCCGCCGGTGGAGTACCTGAGCGCCGGGCGCAAGCTGATCAACTACAACGACGAGTTCCTGTACTACGTCCTGGGCCAGCCGAACAATTTCGTCTACCCGACCGGGCAGCGGATCTACGAGCAGTGGACCCCGCTCGTCGTGCGCGGCACCCAGGCGGTGCCGGCGAGGTACGACGGGCAGATCCTCGGCGGGTCCTTCGCGGTCTGGTGCGACCTCGCGGGGTCGCAGACGCAGGACCAGGTCGCCGCCGGGATCCGGATGCCGCTGCGGGCGACGGTCCAGAAGCTGTGGGATCCAAGGCGGCCGGCGCTGTCGTGGGCGCAGTTCAAGGCCCTGGCCGACCAGCTGGGCTGA
- a CDS encoding DUF1877 family protein, with the protein MSQYFHLRAVPPSALRNSANWLQRLFEDDWDTVRRRIDRHREEMLDRSYLDQNTLYAGADVILGGRPVPHPDPDEPPFLILTAALTARVAAFLEAADFETLWQSAREPLLRAYGGPDAEPQLHALFAATHRDMTAFYTRTAEYGDAVVKCLLH; encoded by the coding sequence ATGAGCCAGTACTTCCATCTCCGCGCGGTGCCGCCCTCGGCCCTGCGCAACAGCGCGAACTGGCTGCAGCGGCTGTTCGAGGACGACTGGGACACCGTGCGCCGACGAATCGACCGGCACCGGGAGGAGATGCTGGACAGGAGCTACCTCGACCAGAACACCCTCTACGCGGGCGCCGACGTGATCCTCGGCGGCCGCCCGGTACCCCACCCCGACCCGGACGAGCCACCGTTCCTGATCCTGACCGCGGCCCTGACGGCCCGGGTCGCGGCGTTCCTCGAAGCGGCCGACTTCGAGACCCTGTGGCAGTCGGCCAGGGAGCCCCTTCTCCGCGCCTACGGCGGCCCCGACGCGGAGCCGCAACTCCACGCCCTGTTCGCGGCGACCCACCGGGACATGACGGCCTTCTACACGCGCACGGCCGAGTACGGCGACGCGGTGGTGAAGTGCCTACTGCACTGA
- a CDS encoding MFS transporter, translating to MADNRRWWTLVVIALAQLMVVLDMTIVNIALPSAQADLNMSDGNRQWVITAYTLAFGGLLLLGGRVADLVGRRTTFMIGLLGFAAASALGGAAAGQGMLFGARALQGVFAALLAPSALSLLTTTFTDPKDRAKAFGVFGAIVGAGAAIGLLAGGLLTQYLDWRWCLYVNVPVALIAFAGASALLTPGQRHPDARLDVPGALLGSAGMLSLVYGFSEAASRGWGDGLVVTLLVAGVVLLAAFALWQTRARVPLLPMSVIKERQRVGAFLTTLFVTVGMFGVFLFLTYYLQGVLGWSPLKTGLAYLPMTAAMIVGSTQIAARLLGRVPPRFLIVPGLLVAAGGLAVIAQVGVEPAYASHVLPGMLMLGLGMSTAMMTSISLATGSVAPRDSGAASATFNTAQQVGGSIGTALLNTIAASVTATYLAAHAGPGVDRRRLAAEATVHGFNVATYWALGALLLAALIAGVVINADRVPTPQATQERTPEPVDTAM from the coding sequence ATGGCCGACAACCGCCGTTGGTGGACGCTGGTCGTCATCGCGCTCGCCCAGCTGATGGTCGTCCTCGACATGACCATCGTGAACATCGCCCTGCCGTCCGCCCAGGCCGACCTGAACATGTCGGACGGGAACCGGCAGTGGGTCATCACCGCCTACACCCTCGCCTTCGGCGGGCTGTTGCTGCTCGGCGGCCGGGTCGCCGACCTCGTCGGCCGCCGGACGACCTTCATGATCGGGCTGCTCGGCTTCGCGGCCGCCTCCGCGCTCGGCGGGGCCGCTGCGGGACAGGGGATGCTCTTCGGGGCCCGGGCCCTGCAGGGCGTGTTCGCCGCACTGCTCGCGCCCTCCGCGCTGTCCCTGCTCACCACGACGTTCACCGATCCGAAGGACCGGGCGAAGGCCTTCGGCGTGTTCGGGGCGATCGTCGGAGCGGGCGCGGCGATCGGGCTGCTCGCGGGCGGCCTGCTCACCCAGTACCTGGACTGGCGCTGGTGCCTGTACGTGAACGTACCGGTCGCCCTGATCGCGTTCGCCGGCGCGTCGGCGCTGCTCACCCCCGGACAACGGCACCCCGACGCCCGTCTCGACGTGCCGGGCGCACTGCTCGGCTCGGCCGGGATGCTGTCGCTGGTGTACGGCTTCTCCGAGGCGGCGTCGAGGGGCTGGGGCGACGGCCTGGTGGTGACCCTGCTGGTCGCCGGGGTCGTCCTGCTCGCCGCGTTCGCGCTGTGGCAGACCCGGGCGCGGGTGCCGTTGCTGCCGATGTCCGTGATCAAGGAGCGGCAGCGCGTCGGCGCCTTCCTGACCACGCTGTTCGTCACCGTCGGGATGTTCGGCGTCTTCCTCTTCCTGACGTACTACCTGCAGGGCGTCCTCGGGTGGTCCCCGCTGAAGACCGGCCTCGCGTATCTGCCGATGACGGCCGCGATGATCGTCGGGTCGACGCAGATCGCGGCGCGGCTGCTGGGCAGGGTGCCGCCGCGGTTCCTGATCGTGCCGGGGCTGCTCGTGGCCGCGGGCGGTCTCGCGGTCATCGCGCAGGTCGGCGTGGAGCCGGCGTACGCCTCGCACGTGCTGCCCGGCATGCTGATGCTGGGTCTCGGCATGAGTACGGCGATGATGACCTCCATCTCGCTGGCCACCGGAAGTGTCGCGCCGCGTGACTCGGGCGCGGCCTCGGCGACCTTCAACACGGCCCAGCAGGTGGGCGGTTCGATCGGTACGGCCCTGCTGAACACGATCGCCGCGAGCGTCACGGCGACCTATCTGGCCGCGCACGCGGGGCCCGGCGTCGACCGGCGGCGGCTGGCGGCCGAGGCCACGGTGCACGGCTTCAACGTGGCCACCTACTGGGCGCTGGGCGCGCTGCTGCTGGCCGCGCTGATCGCGGGCGTGGTCATCAACGCGGACCGGGTGCCCACTCCGCAGGCCACGCAGGAGCGGACGCCCGAACCGGTCGACACGGCCATGTGA